One genomic window of Halovivax cerinus includes the following:
- the radB gene encoding DNA repair and recombination protein RadB: protein MNDAAISTGCPPVDDLLGGGFERGTVTQLYGPPAAGKTNLALSGAVEAAAAGGMAVYVDTEGLSVERFEQLLDARVDGDADELANAESIASRIVIEEALDFDEQAEAVRDVEEFADRADLIVLDSATGFYRLERADDAQAGDALRQVTSQVTHLLSLARKHDVAVVVTNQVFSDPDSDRTRPLGGNTLEHWTGTIIRIDRFRGGNRRATLEKHRSKPAGESVQFAITNEGLRGSDRQP, encoded by the coding sequence GTGAACGATGCCGCGATCTCGACCGGGTGTCCCCCGGTCGACGACCTTCTGGGTGGCGGGTTCGAGCGCGGGACCGTCACGCAACTGTACGGACCACCCGCGGCGGGGAAGACGAACCTCGCCCTCTCCGGCGCCGTCGAGGCCGCCGCGGCGGGCGGGATGGCCGTCTACGTGGACACGGAAGGGCTCTCTGTCGAGCGCTTCGAACAACTGCTCGACGCGCGCGTCGACGGTGACGCGGACGAACTGGCCAACGCGGAGTCGATCGCCTCGCGGATCGTCATCGAGGAGGCGCTCGACTTCGACGAGCAGGCCGAAGCCGTCCGGGACGTCGAAGAGTTCGCGGATCGTGCCGACCTGATCGTCCTGGACAGTGCGACGGGCTTCTATCGCCTCGAACGCGCCGACGACGCCCAGGCCGGCGACGCGCTTCGGCAGGTGACGAGCCAGGTGACCCACCTCCTCTCGCTCGCCAGAAAGCACGACGTCGCCGTCGTGGTCACGAACCAGGTCTTCTCCGACCCCGACTCCGACCGGACGCGTCCCCTCGGCGGCAACACGCTCGAACACTGGACCGGAACGATCATCCGGATCGACCGGTTCCGCGGCGGCAACCGACGGGCAACCCTGGAGAAACACCGGTCGAAACCGGCAGGCGAGTCCGTCCAGTTCGCGATCACGAACGAGGGTCTCCGAGGGAGCGACCGCCAGCCGTGA